In one Pyxidicoccus xibeiensis genomic region, the following are encoded:
- a CDS encoding S46 family peptidase: protein MKKTLLLLSLVAAPALAVEGKWTPQQVLELDPAWLQAQGLELPPQKLWDPQRGTGLLAGTVNVGGCSGAFIAQAGLVITNHHCAFGVIQEHSTPQRDLITNGFLASRSQDELPGKGSRVQVPRSFKDVTKEVLAAVPAGADDSARYKAIERKQKELVAECEKRPATRCQVATFDGGLNFTLVDAVELTDVRLVYAPPRGVGEYGGEEDNWMWPRHTGDFAILRAYTAPDGASAPYNVKNVPYKAEFFFPLATEGVKPDDFVMVLGYPGLTYRALLAEEMAERQSRLYPRMRDVFGEAIRILEEEGDKDPAGKIAVASTLKSLHNVHKNAGGQLEGLKRGRIVEKQRDAEAAVAAWARKAGAQWTGAVKAREALLAEQAATGKLFEREFLLASVNRLARGPALAATVSRLAAERAKPDLERRPEYMEREQPRIKDRLEREQKNLFLPAEKRLLLAFVKRAQALGAQERIAAVDKHFGKAFSEKDVAAKIDAMYAGTQVLTLDARLKMAGETVAQLEARKDPLLAFGLDLAKELTALDEVKDRRQGAAFRLRPEWRKAVLAHAGKPVAPDANGTLRVTFAKVRGYAPRDGAIYTPQTTLSGLLAKNTGEEPFDVPAKVARTAEAKRFGPWGDPALKDVPVNFLADADTTGGNSGSPTVNGRGQLVGVNFDRVWENVANDFGYNPDVARNVNVDVRYILWMLDQVENADALLRELGVRKGPPVVKETR, encoded by the coding sequence CGCAGCGCGGCACCGGGCTGCTCGCCGGCACCGTCAACGTGGGCGGCTGCTCCGGCGCGTTCATCGCCCAGGCGGGCCTCGTCATCACCAACCACCACTGTGCCTTCGGCGTCATCCAGGAGCACAGCACCCCCCAGCGCGACCTCATCACGAATGGCTTCCTCGCCTCCAGGAGCCAGGACGAGCTGCCCGGGAAGGGCTCCCGCGTGCAGGTGCCGCGCAGCTTCAAGGACGTGACGAAGGAGGTGCTCGCCGCCGTGCCCGCGGGCGCGGACGACAGCGCGCGCTACAAGGCCATCGAGCGCAAGCAGAAGGAACTGGTCGCCGAGTGCGAGAAGCGCCCCGCCACCCGCTGCCAGGTGGCGACGTTTGATGGCGGCCTCAACTTCACCCTGGTGGACGCGGTGGAGCTGACGGACGTGCGGCTCGTCTATGCCCCGCCGCGCGGCGTGGGCGAGTACGGCGGCGAGGAGGACAACTGGATGTGGCCCCGCCACACCGGTGACTTCGCCATCCTCCGCGCGTACACCGCGCCGGACGGCGCCTCCGCGCCGTACAACGTGAAGAACGTGCCCTACAAGGCGGAGTTCTTCTTCCCCCTCGCCACCGAGGGCGTGAAGCCCGACGACTTCGTCATGGTGCTGGGCTACCCCGGCCTCACCTACCGCGCGCTGCTCGCGGAGGAGATGGCCGAGCGCCAGTCCCGCCTCTACCCGCGCATGCGCGACGTGTTCGGCGAGGCCATCCGCATCCTCGAGGAGGAGGGAGACAAGGACCCCGCCGGCAAGATTGCCGTTGCCTCCACCCTCAAGAGCCTGCACAACGTCCACAAGAACGCGGGCGGCCAGCTCGAAGGGCTGAAGCGCGGCCGCATCGTGGAGAAGCAGCGCGACGCCGAGGCCGCCGTGGCCGCCTGGGCCCGGAAGGCCGGCGCGCAGTGGACGGGCGCCGTCAAGGCCCGCGAGGCGCTCCTCGCCGAGCAGGCCGCCACCGGCAAGCTCTTCGAGCGCGAGTTCCTCCTGGCTTCCGTCAACCGCCTGGCGCGCGGCCCGGCGCTGGCGGCCACCGTGTCCCGCCTCGCCGCCGAGCGCGCGAAGCCCGACCTGGAGCGCCGCCCCGAGTACATGGAGCGCGAGCAGCCCCGCATCAAGGACCGGCTGGAGCGCGAGCAGAAGAACCTCTTCCTCCCCGCCGAGAAGCGCCTGCTGCTGGCCTTCGTGAAGCGCGCCCAGGCCCTGGGCGCCCAGGAGCGCATCGCCGCCGTGGACAAGCACTTCGGCAAGGCGTTCTCGGAGAAGGACGTCGCGGCGAAGATTGACGCCATGTACGCCGGCACCCAGGTCCTCACGCTGGACGCGCGGCTGAAGATGGCCGGCGAGACGGTGGCGCAGCTCGAGGCGCGCAAGGACCCGCTGCTCGCCTTCGGCCTGGACCTGGCGAAGGAGCTCACCGCCCTGGACGAGGTGAAGGACCGCCGCCAGGGCGCGGCCTTCCGGCTGCGGCCGGAGTGGCGCAAGGCGGTGCTGGCCCACGCGGGCAAGCCCGTGGCCCCGGACGCCAACGGCACCCTGCGCGTGACGTTCGCCAAGGTGAGGGGCTACGCGCCGCGCGACGGCGCCATCTACACGCCGCAGACGACGCTGTCCGGCCTGCTGGCGAAGAACACCGGTGAGGAGCCCTTCGACGTGCCGGCCAAGGTGGCCCGGACGGCCGAGGCGAAGCGCTTCGGCCCGTGGGGGGACCCCGCGCTGAAGGACGTGCCGGTGAACTTCCTGGCGGACGCGGACACCACGGGCGGCAACTCGGGCAGCCCCACCGTCAATGGCAGGGGCCAGCTGGTGGGCGTGAACTTCGACCGCGTCTGGGAGAACGTGGCCAACGACTTCGGCTACAACCCGGACGTGGCCCGCAACGTCAACGTGGACGTGCGCTACATCCTCTGGATGCTGGACCAGGTGGAGAACGCGGACGCGCTGCTGCGCGAGCTGGGCGTGCGCAAGGGCCCGCCCGTGGTGAAGGAGACGCGATAG